A genome region from Cohaesibacter gelatinilyticus includes the following:
- a CDS encoding ABC transporter ATP-binding protein, protein MTNADTKPVLKVENITKYFGALRASHNISLDLRPGEIHALIGPNGAGKSTLIKQIAGGLTPDEGRIEFLDDDITSLDTIARARMGLGRTFQISSLALDYSVLQNAVLGALGAKRKSYGFFRSAMKDQELLNIAHQALKRVGLDERANIRTSELSHGERRQLEVAVALTLSPKAFLMDEPMAGLGAGGSARLTTFLDELRHEAPILLIEHDMDAVFKLADRISVLVYGEVIATGSADEIRSNEDVRKAYLGEETDE, encoded by the coding sequence ATGACCAACGCTGATACCAAACCTGTTCTGAAGGTCGAAAACATCACCAAATATTTTGGTGCTCTCAGGGCCAGTCATAATATCTCTCTGGATCTTCGCCCCGGTGAAATTCACGCGTTGATTGGACCAAATGGAGCAGGGAAATCCACCCTGATCAAGCAGATCGCCGGGGGACTGACACCCGATGAGGGGCGTATCGAGTTTTTGGATGACGACATCACCAGTCTCGACACGATAGCTCGCGCTCGTATGGGACTTGGCCGTACCTTTCAGATCTCTTCCCTCGCACTGGACTATAGTGTTTTGCAGAATGCGGTGCTGGGAGCCTTGGGTGCCAAACGCAAAAGCTATGGCTTCTTTCGCTCTGCGATGAAAGATCAGGAATTGCTGAACATTGCCCATCAGGCCCTGAAGCGTGTGGGATTGGATGAGCGTGCCAATATTCGCACCTCAGAGCTATCCCATGGGGAAAGACGTCAATTGGAAGTCGCGGTCGCCCTGACCCTTTCGCCAAAAGCCTTTCTGATGGATGAACCCATGGCGGGTTTGGGAGCGGGGGGATCTGCCCGGCTCACCACTTTTTTGGATGAGTTACGTCATGAGGCGCCGATCCTATTGATTGAACATGATATGGATGCCGTTTTCAAACTGGCGGACCGCATCAGTGTCCTGGTCTATGGTGAGGTCATTGCAACCGGTAGTGCGGATGAAATTCGCTCCAATGAAGACGTGCGAAAAGCCTATCTGGGTGAGGAGACAGACGAATGA
- a CDS encoding acyl-CoA thioesterase, giving the protein MAFHHPQKILFRHCDPAGIVFYPRYFEMINDTVEAWFDQGLGYSFEEIHGLGKAAVPTARIETTFKAPSKHGDHLIITLSATRLGRSSLDLSFEAKAGEEVRFSASSTLVYVNDTGRPVSWPDHLRAAIEKHLDLSN; this is encoded by the coding sequence GTGGCTTTTCATCACCCGCAGAAAATCCTCTTTCGTCATTGTGACCCGGCCGGAATAGTCTTCTATCCGCGCTATTTCGAGATGATCAATGACACAGTCGAGGCCTGGTTTGATCAGGGCCTGGGTTATTCCTTTGAGGAAATTCACGGATTGGGAAAAGCTGCTGTGCCGACCGCTCGTATTGAGACCACCTTCAAGGCGCCCAGCAAACATGGCGATCATCTGATCATCACGCTATCCGCTACTCGATTGGGACGATCCAGTCTGGATTTATCCTTTGAAGCAAAGGCAGGGGAGGAAGTTCGCTTTTCTGCCAGCTCCACTCTTGTCTATGTCAATGATACAGGTAGACCTGTCAGTTGGCCCGATCATTTACGGGCTGCAATCGAGAAACACTTGGACCTTTCAAACTGA
- a CDS encoding ABC transporter ATP-binding protein, with protein sequence MSLLEVSNVTAFYGPSQALFGVDLTIEEGEVVALMGRNGMGKTTTIATICRMLTTKDGNITFAGQSLDNLPSHKVARLGIGLVPEGRRCFAGLTVEENLIAAARPGYWTFETVGEFFPRLKERRDQSAGSLSGGEQQMLAIGRALMTNPTLLILDEATEGLAPVVRQEIWSAIARLKEQSGLAILVVDKSLKELSSIADRAVILEKGQSVWQGAMTDLTSELTDKYLGV encoded by the coding sequence ATGAGCTTGCTTGAAGTCTCGAATGTAACCGCCTTTTATGGCCCCTCCCAGGCCCTGTTTGGTGTCGATCTGACCATTGAAGAGGGTGAAGTTGTTGCCCTCATGGGCCGCAATGGCATGGGTAAGACCACGACTATTGCTACCATCTGCCGGATGTTAACCACCAAGGACGGCAACATCACCTTTGCTGGTCAGTCTCTGGACAATCTGCCTTCGCATAAAGTTGCTCGACTTGGGATAGGTCTTGTGCCTGAAGGGCGTCGCTGTTTTGCCGGTCTGACGGTAGAAGAGAATTTGATCGCAGCTGCCCGACCCGGTTATTGGACCTTTGAAACGGTGGGGGAGTTCTTTCCTCGATTGAAGGAACGTCGTGACCAGAGCGCAGGTTCTCTTTCCGGTGGTGAGCAGCAAATGCTTGCCATTGGCCGCGCTTTGATGACCAACCCGACATTGCTCATTCTGGATGAAGCAACAGAAGGTTTGGCCCCTGTTGTGAGACAGGAAATCTGGTCGGCCATTGCCAGATTGAAGGAGCAGAGCGGCCTTGCCATTCTCGTGGTAGATAAATCTTTGAAAGAATTGTCTTCTATTGCAGATCGTGCGGTCATTCTGGAAAAAGGCCAATCTGTCTGGCAAGGGGCCATGACAGATCTTACCAGTGAACTGACTGACAAATATCTCGGTGTCTAA
- a CDS encoding branched-chain amino acid ABC transporter permease: protein MTNHLNREQVLNSFVIFALLAVPLWAWQMDEPFLITLSTKVAILALAGVGLNFALGLGGLVSLGHAAFFGIGGYAMGILASHAQSYTPLMEWPFLIEGTKSMPIIWLVALIASGLVALVIGALSLRTSGVYFIMITLAFGQMLFFFAISWPAYGGEDGLSIYVRNSFPGLNTLAPIEFFALVYVILCLALFLVARLAKSHFGLALQATRQNPERAEAVGLAPFRLRLIAFVISGMITGLAGALFADLNRFISPTMFSWHTSGEVMIFIILGGVGRLYGPVVGAALYILLEHILGGLSSYWQIFLGVLLLLVVLFARGGVIGALVGREKAGE from the coding sequence ATGACCAATCATTTGAACCGGGAACAAGTTCTCAATTCCTTTGTCATTTTTGCCCTGCTGGCTGTACCGCTCTGGGCATGGCAAATGGACGAACCTTTTCTGATCACACTTTCCACCAAGGTTGCCATTCTGGCCCTGGCAGGTGTGGGGCTTAATTTTGCCCTCGGCCTTGGTGGCCTTGTCAGTCTTGGTCATGCTGCCTTCTTCGGAATTGGTGGCTATGCCATGGGCATTCTGGCAAGCCATGCCCAATCCTATACCCCGTTGATGGAATGGCCTTTTTTGATTGAAGGCACCAAATCCATGCCGATCATCTGGCTTGTGGCCTTGATCGCATCCGGCTTGGTGGCTCTGGTAATCGGTGCGCTGTCTCTGCGTACCTCCGGCGTCTATTTCATCATGATCACTCTGGCCTTTGGTCAGATGCTGTTCTTCTTTGCGATCAGTTGGCCTGCCTATGGTGGTGAGGATGGTCTCTCCATTTATGTTCGCAATAGCTTTCCGGGCCTGAACACGCTGGCACCCATCGAGTTCTTCGCGCTTGTCTATGTCATCCTCTGCTTGGCTTTGTTTCTGGTGGCGCGTCTTGCCAAATCCCATTTTGGTCTTGCTTTGCAGGCCACGCGCCAGAACCCGGAGCGCGCAGAAGCCGTTGGCCTTGCTCCCTTCCGTTTGCGTCTCATCGCCTTTGTCATTTCCGGCATGATCACAGGCTTGGCTGGTGCGCTCTTTGCCGATCTCAATCGCTTCATCAGCCCGACCATGTTCAGCTGGCACACCAGTGGCGAGGTCATGATTTTCATCATCCTTGGTGGGGTAGGGCGTCTCTATGGCCCTGTTGTGGGTGCGGCTCTCTACATTCTGTTGGAGCATATTCTGGGTGGTTTATCCTCTTATTGGCAGATTTTCCTCGGCGTCCTGTTGCTGCTAGTTGTTCTGTTTGCCCGTGGTGGTGTGATTGGAGCCTTGGTTGGACGGGAGAAAGCTGGTGAGTGA
- a CDS encoding DUF2270 domain-containing protein yields MTEEPKHQYKDLSSAEIGALAHLYRGEIYRSTTWRTRLDTTTNWAIVSLGIALSITFSSATASPLPLLIVGILIWLFMMLEARRYRYFNVWRARARWMEKHFYVPMLQHQDYQIDFHWQAVLAEDYLKPEYHIDYVTAMGRRIRRNYLWILLIQAIAYLGKLFIHPTPVLSFDQFIERASVGPIPGELILAAGLIYVMCFAYLARSVSRTDAANVRQRNTSNALG; encoded by the coding sequence ATGACCGAAGAACCCAAGCATCAATATAAGGATTTATCATCAGCAGAAATTGGAGCGCTCGCGCATCTCTATCGAGGTGAGATTTATCGAAGTACCACATGGCGAACCAGGCTGGATACCACAACCAATTGGGCCATTGTTTCACTCGGAATTGCGCTATCCATCACCTTTTCGTCTGCGACGGCATCTCCCCTGCCCTTGCTGATTGTCGGCATATTGATCTGGCTATTCATGATGCTGGAGGCCCGACGATATCGATATTTCAATGTCTGGCGTGCTCGGGCGCGCTGGATGGAAAAGCACTTTTATGTCCCAATGCTACAACATCAGGATTACCAGATCGATTTTCATTGGCAGGCGGTGCTGGCGGAAGATTATCTAAAGCCTGAATATCATATCGATTATGTGACAGCTATGGGACGTCGAATTCGGCGCAATTATCTCTGGATTCTGCTCATTCAGGCCATAGCTTATCTCGGCAAATTGTTCATTCACCCAACGCCGGTGCTCTCCTTTGATCAATTCATCGAACGGGCCAGCGTGGGGCCTATTCCTGGTGAACTCATTCTTGCGGCAGGTCTGATATATGTCATGTGTTTTGCTTATTTGGCACGTTCGGTCAGTCGAACTGATGCGGCGAATGTCAGGCAGCGCAATACCAGCAATGCCTTGGGGTGA